The Shinella zoogloeoides genome contains the following window.
TCCAGGCGGCCGTCGAGCTGGTGCTGAAGGGCCGCGAGCAGCCGAACGGCTATACCGAGCCGGTCCTGCATCGCCGCCGCCTCGAGCTGAAGGCCGCTGGCGGCTGAGGAAGAGCCGGTTAGCGGTCGATCCCGCCGGCAGGCCCCTCATCCGCCTGCCGGCACCTTCTCCCCGCAAGCGGGGAGAAGGGACATGCCGCACCGTGCTGGATTTCGGGAAGCCCTTGCCTCCTTCGCCTTCTCCCCGCGTGCGGGGAGAAGGTCGCGGCAGCGGGATGAGGGGCACCGCCATACGCAAAAGGCCGCCGGTCATCCCGGCGGCCTTTTGCTTGATTGCGATACTCCGTGCTTACTGCTGGACGACGACGCGGGCACTCGTGCCGGGACGCACGCGCTTGTAGAGGTCGATGATGTCCTGGTTCATCAGGCGAATGCAGCCCGACGAGGCGGCGGTGCCGATGGAGGCCCATTCCGGCGTGCCGTGCAGGCGGAACAGCGTGTCCTGGCCCTTGTCGTTGAAGAGATACATGGCGCGCGCGCCGAGCGGGTTCTTCAGGCCCGGGCCCATGCCGTCCTTGACGTAGCGGGCGACTTCCGGCTTGCGGTCGGCCATTTCCTTCGGCGGATGCCAGGTCGGCCATTCCTGCTTCCAGGCGATGTAGGCCTCACCCTGCCAGGCAAAGCCCGACTTGCCGACGCCGATGCCGTAGCGCACGGCCTTGCCGCCGGGCAGCACATAATAAAGGAAGCGGTTCGGCGTGTTGACGACGATCGTGCCCGGCTTCTCGCTGGTGGCGTAATCGACGATCTGCCGGTGATACTTGGTGTTCACCTTGCTGATCGGGATCGCCGGCAGGGCGTAGCCATTGTCCTCAACAG
Protein-coding sequences here:
- a CDS encoding L,D-transpeptidase gives rise to the protein MRLRNALLLCGLAAAVTLAGCSSSSTSGPGEKVATNAIFTSDYGAVEDNGYALPAIPISKVNTKYHRQIVDYATSEKPGTIVVNTPNRFLYYVLPGGKAVRYGIGVGKSGFAWQGEAYIAWKQEWPTWHPPKEMADRKPEVARYVKDGMGPGLKNPLGARAMYLFNDKGQDTLFRLHGTPEWASIGTAASSGCIRLMNQDIIDLYKRVRPGTSARVVVQQ